Proteins from one Clostridiales bacterium genomic window:
- a CDS encoding nucleoside deaminase yields the protein MDCVNSFEKGTHEWFMFEAYLEAMCAYNLGECPVGAVIVKDKEIIARAHNNKELNKDPVGHAEVLSIHKACDVLGDWRLNDCDMYVTLEPCLMCAGALVLARVRKVYIGARDLKAGAVDSVFNVLDETRLNHRVDYEIGLLEDLSSNILKKFFKQLRLSKKICGEVSKWS from the coding sequence ATGGATTGTGTGAATAGTTTTGAGAAAGGGACGCACGAGTGGTTTATGTTTGAAGCATATTTAGAAGCAATGTGCGCTTATAATCTTGGAGAGTGCCCTGTAGGAGCCGTTATAGTCAAGGATAAGGAAATTATAGCTAGAGCACACAACAATAAAGAGTTAAATAAAGATCCGGTGGGTCATGCTGAGGTTTTATCTATACATAAGGCGTGTGATGTATTGGGGGATTGGAGACTTAATGATTGTGATATGTATGTCACGTTGGAACCATGTTTAATGTGCGCTGGAGCGCTAGTACTGGCGAGAGTCAGAAAGGTTTATATAGGCGCTAGAGATTTGAAAGCTGGTGCAGTTGACTCGGTTTTTAATGTGTTAGATGAAACAAGGTTGAATCACAGAGTAGATTATGAGATAGGGTTGTTAGAAGATTTAAGTTCTAATATTTTAAAAAAGTTTTTTAAACAGTTAAGATTATCAAAAAAAATATGTGGAGAAGTATCGAAGTGGTCATAA